A genome region from Trichosurus vulpecula isolate mTriVul1 chromosome 5, mTriVul1.pri, whole genome shotgun sequence includes the following:
- the LOC118849609 gene encoding jerky protein homolog-like produces the protein MAAMKRKRVVLTIQEKLEIIEKLEKGGNTRQLSIMYGIGEQTVRDLKKRKAQLLSYASSSGSATLLARRKSMKQSTYKELDRAMLEWFNQQRAEGTPVSGIICAKQAKAFFNALGMEGDFNASTGWLTRFKQRHGIRELNYQGEKSSGDQSAAADFREDFEEFTESERLQPEQIYNADETGLYWKSLPARTLAFENEHPIPSHKLSRERLTVLCCVNATGSHKLKLCVVGKAEHLHLLREANPLNMPVDCFNHKEAWMDCTIFKEWFDKKFVPQVREHLRTKGLPERAVLLLDYAPSKPSEGLLKSEDGNIFVKYLPPNVAALIQPMDQGVIACMKRHYRTGLLRKHVQEGHDIKSFGTNLTAQDAITQAIRAWNLVKPVTIIRSWRKIISDPDEEGIPSASLVVDGQQQSRGQKKSRAVHVEQSQGISYHEVSNQLLADNEMIARAEEIKVELNESEGEEQELIPEGHISHSAALNYVEILLDYLEQQEDSLMTDKLVLHRLRTTIRRKENESMGRVMVTDFLTNK, from the coding sequence ATGGCAGCGATGAAGCGTAAACGAGTTGTGCTTACAATCCAGGAAAAGCTGGAAATCATTGAGAAACTGGAAAAAGGTGGTAACACAAGGCAACTCTCCATCATGTATGGAATTGGTGAACAGACTGTTCGTgacttaaaaaagagaaaggcacAACTACTTTCATATGCAAGTAGTTCAGGCTCTGCAACACTTCTGGCTAGACGCAAGTCTATGAAGCAATCTACTTACAAGGAGCTGGATAGAGCAATGTTGGAATGGTTTAATCAGCAGAGAGCTGAAGGGACTCCAGTGTCGGGGATAATTTGTGCAAAACAAGCAAAGGCTTTTTTCAATGCACTAGGAATGGAAGGGGACTTTAATGCCTCTACTGGTTGGCTTACTAGATTTAAGCAGAGGCATGGGATTAGAGAACTAAATTACCAGGGTGAGAAATCAAGTGGTGATCAGTCAGCTGCTGCTGATTTTCGTGAAGATTTTGAGGAATTTACAGAAAGTGAAAGGTTGCAGCCAGAGCAGATCTACAATGCTGATGAAACTGGACTTTACTGGAAATCCTTACCGGCAAGGACATTGGCTTTTGAGAACGAACATCCAATCCCAAGCCATAAACTCAGTAGAGAGAGACTAACTGTGTTGTGTTGCGTAAATGCAACTGGTTCTCATAAATTGAAACTGTGTGTTGTTGGGAAAGCAGAGCATCTGCATTTGCTTCGAGAAGCCAATCCATTAAATATGCCAGTTGATTGTTTTAACCACAAAGAAGCATGGATGGACTGCACAATTTTCAAAGAATGGTTTGATAAGAAATTTGTTCCCCAGGTCCGGGAGCACTTACGCACTAAAGGCCTTCCAGAAAGAGCTGTCCTACTTTTAGATTATGCACCCTCCAAACCCAGTGAAGGTCTTCTAAAGTCTGAGGATGGCAacatttttgtgaaatatttgCCACCAAATGTGGCTGCTCTAATTCAGCCTATGGACCAGGGGGTGATAGCATGTATGAAGCGACACTACCGAACGGGACTATTAAGAAAGCACGTCCAAGAAGGGCATGACATAAAATCCTTTGGGACTAACCTGACGGCTCAGGATGCTATCACTCAAGCAATTAGAGCATGGAACTTAGTGAAGCCAGTCACAATTATACGATCATGGCGCAAAATAATTTCTGACCCAGATGAAGAAGGGATTCCATCAGCCAGCTTAGTAGTGGATGGACAGCAGCAGTCCAGAGGTCAGAAAAAGAGCCGTGCTGTACACGTGGAGCAAAGTCAAGGGATCAGTTACCATGAAGTCAGCAACCAATTATTGGCTGACAATGAGATGATAGCGAGAGCCGAAGAAATCAAAGTCGAACTGAATGAAAGTGAAGGAGAGGAGCAAGAACTCATTCCAGAGGGCCATATTAGCCACAGTGCTGCATTAAACTATGTAGAAATCCTGCTTGACTATTTGGAACAGCAAGAGGACTCACTAATGACTGACAAACTAGTTCTCCACCGACTACGCACAACaataaggagaaaagagaatgagtcaATGGGACGGGTAATGGTTACTGATTTTTTGACCAATAAGTAA